The following proteins are encoded in a genomic region of Eulemur rufifrons isolate Redbay chromosome 18, OSU_ERuf_1, whole genome shotgun sequence:
- the SLC10A7 gene encoding sodium/bile acid cotransporter 7 isoform X3 encodes MRLLERMRKEWFMVGIVLAIAGAKLEPSIGVNGGPLKPEITVSYIAVATIFFNSGLSLKTEFTDSRLHASSCVFCSDFNQGSWWK; translated from the exons ATGAGGCTGCTGGAGAGAATGAGGAAAGAATGGTTCATGGTCGGAATAGTGCTGGCGATCGCCGGAGCTAAGCTGGAGCCGTCCATAGGGGTGAACGGGG gacCACTGAAGCCAGAAATAACTGTATCCTACATTGCTGTTGCAACAATATTCTTTAACAGTGGACTATCATTAAAAACGGAG tttacaGACAGTAGGTTGCATGCCTCCTCCTGTGTCTTCTGCAGTGATTTTAACCAAGGCAGTTGGTGGAAATGA
- the SLC10A7 gene encoding sodium/bile acid cotransporter 7 isoform X4, with translation MRLLERMRKEWFMVGIVLAIAGAKLEPSIGVNGGPLKPEITVSYIAVATIFFNSGLSLKTELLT, from the exons ATGAGGCTGCTGGAGAGAATGAGGAAAGAATGGTTCATGGTCGGAATAGTGCTGGCGATCGCCGGAGCTAAGCTGGAGCCGTCCATAGGGGTGAACGGGG gacCACTGAAGCCAGAAATAACTGTATCCTACATTGCTGTTGCAACAATATTCTTTAACAGTGGACTATCATTAAAAACGGAG CTTCTTACTTAA